The proteins below are encoded in one region of Shewanella putrefaciens:
- a CDS encoding DUF4062 domain-containing protein, giving the protein MPKGSKTTLFVSSTCYDLSQVRADLRDFSESIGLEPILSEFDSFPINPSQSTLNNCLGAVKNRADIFVLVIGGRYGSIVDAGKSITNLEYFEAKAKGIPKYVFVKEDILVLLPIWKANPDADYSSAVDNSSLFGFISDLRDSGDIWVFPFSNAQSIISTLRKQLSYLLADCLDLRAKTYESDPIVSSLGAKAFRLAVEKPIGWEWLLFAQVLSDEIASQGSKQLDAELGINFGEPISLAELNDVTSWVSSRFRWITTTVEQLSNALNIGFIKAVGEPGKPGDIKRIVHLAKRIGDGYTQLLDWKLQFLRVSSDDQFEPLIKLASEFSSNAIHEVEEFSANLYSTIEGHIKNIDSYEEGTVVTITLTLTVPETEPFLEEILRLRALYGL; this is encoded by the coding sequence GTGCCAAAAGGAAGTAAAACAACTCTATTTGTTAGTTCAACTTGTTATGACCTTAGCCAAGTGCGGGCTGACTTAAGGGACTTTTCTGAATCTATCGGATTAGAACCGATTCTTTCTGAATTTGATTCGTTCCCGATAAATCCTAGTCAAAGTACGTTGAATAACTGTTTGGGAGCAGTTAAGAATCGTGCAGATATTTTCGTTCTTGTTATTGGGGGGAGATATGGATCGATTGTTGATGCTGGTAAATCGATTACCAACCTTGAATATTTTGAGGCAAAGGCAAAGGGGATTCCCAAATACGTATTTGTAAAAGAAGATATTCTTGTATTACTGCCAATTTGGAAAGCCAACCCAGACGCAGATTATAGTTCGGCGGTTGATAATTCGTCGCTTTTTGGATTCATTTCCGATCTACGAGATTCAGGCGATATATGGGTATTTCCATTTTCGAACGCACAAAGCATCATTAGCACCTTGAGAAAGCAATTAAGCTATTTACTTGCTGATTGCCTAGATCTACGAGCAAAGACATACGAGAGTGATCCGATAGTTTCTAGCTTAGGGGCTAAGGCCTTTCGTCTCGCAGTTGAAAAGCCTATTGGTTGGGAGTGGTTGCTTTTTGCTCAGGTATTATCTGATGAAATTGCTTCCCAGGGTAGTAAGCAACTTGATGCGGAGCTTGGTATCAACTTTGGAGAGCCCATATCCTTGGCAGAACTCAACGATGTTACCTCGTGGGTTTCTTCGCGGTTTAGGTGGATAACTACAACCGTTGAGCAACTATCTAATGCGTTGAATATCGGTTTTATAAAAGCAGTAGGTGAACCTGGCAAGCCGGGAGATATTAAGCGAATTGTTCATCTTGCTAAGAGAATCGGTGATGGATATACACAATTATTGGATTGGAAGTTGCAGTTTCTCCGAGTGTCCAGTGATGACCAGTTTGAGCCTCTAATTAAATTGGCATCTGAGTTTTCTTCGAATGCCATTCATGAAGTCGAGGAATTTTCAGCGAATCTTTACAGCACGATTGAAGGCCATATCAAAAACATTGATTCATATGAGGAAGGGACTGTCGTAACCATTACTTTAACTCTGACGGTTCCCGAAACAGAGCCATTTTTAGAGGAGATTTTACGATTAAGAGCACTATATGGGCTGTAA